Proteins co-encoded in one Actinomadura luteofluorescens genomic window:
- a CDS encoding STM4012 family radical SAM protein, whose amino-acid sequence MNPYQAYVYAYPHKTAYRPLRPAPGLRDVWAGESLDALFLYLHVPFCEMRCGFCNLFTRTGAPEELTGAYLDALDRQATAALDALDGAAFATAAFGGGTPTYFTASELERLCGIAGRFPGFGSIPLGVETSPATATTDRLAVLADHGTTRVSIGVQSFLDEEARAAVRPQKRAEVEAALDRIRAAGFPILNIDLIYGIDGQTPATWLHSLNAALTWRPEEIYLYPLYVRPLTGLGRRAQDWDDQRLMLYRLGRDHLLGEGYEQVSMRMFRLPSSGAGGTEYCCQTDGMVGLGCGARSYTSRLHYSFEYAVGAGQVRSIIDDYVRETDFTTARVGFSLDDDERRRRHLVQSLLQATGLDLGTYRARFGSDPMDDYPADLKPFAERGWLETSEDVLRLTPEGLAYSDAIGPALFSSRVQALMASYEAR is encoded by the coding sequence GTGAATCCATACCAGGCGTACGTGTACGCCTACCCGCACAAGACCGCCTACCGTCCGCTGCGGCCCGCACCCGGGTTGCGGGACGTGTGGGCGGGGGAGTCGCTCGACGCGCTCTTCCTGTACCTGCACGTCCCCTTCTGCGAGATGAGGTGCGGCTTCTGCAACCTCTTCACCCGCACCGGCGCGCCCGAAGAGCTGACCGGCGCCTACCTGGACGCGCTCGACCGCCAGGCGACCGCCGCCCTGGACGCCCTGGACGGCGCCGCCTTCGCCACCGCGGCCTTCGGCGGAGGAACGCCGACCTACTTCACCGCGTCCGAACTGGAACGGCTCTGCGGCATCGCCGGACGGTTCCCCGGGTTCGGGTCGATACCGCTAGGCGTGGAAACGTCCCCGGCGACCGCCACCACCGACCGGCTGGCCGTCCTCGCCGACCACGGAACCACGCGCGTCTCCATCGGCGTGCAGAGCTTCCTGGACGAGGAGGCACGCGCGGCCGTCAGACCGCAGAAACGCGCCGAAGTGGAGGCCGCGCTGGACCGCATCCGCGCCGCGGGGTTCCCGATCCTCAACATCGACCTCATCTACGGCATCGACGGTCAGACGCCCGCGACGTGGCTGCACTCCCTGAACGCCGCTCTCACGTGGCGTCCGGAGGAGATCTACCTGTACCCGCTCTACGTCCGCCCGCTGACCGGCCTCGGACGCCGCGCCCAAGACTGGGACGACCAGCGCCTCATGCTCTACCGGCTCGGTCGCGACCACCTTCTTGGCGAAGGCTACGAGCAGGTGTCGATGCGGATGTTCCGGCTGCCGTCCTCAGGTGCGGGCGGCACGGAGTACTGCTGCCAGACGGACGGCATGGTCGGCCTGGGCTGCGGAGCACGCTCCTACACCTCCCGCCTCCACTACTCCTTCGAGTACGCGGTCGGAGCCGGGCAGGTGCGGTCCATCATCGACGACTACGTGCGCGAGACCGACTTCACCACCGCCCGGGTCGGCTTCTCACTGGACGACGACGAACGCCGCAGGCGACATCTCGTCCAGTCACTTCTGCAAGCGACCGGTCTTGACCTGGGCACCTACCGCGCGCGCTTCGGAAGCGACCCGATGGACGACTATCCCGCCGACCTGAAGCCGTTCGCTGAGCGTGGATGGCTGGAGACCTCTGAGGACGTCCTCCGGTTGACCCCCGAGGGGCTCGCCTACTCGGACGCCATCGGCCCGGCACTGTTCTCGTCCCGCGTGCAGGCGCTGATGGCGTCCTACGAGGCGCGGTGA
- a CDS encoding STM4011 family radical SAM protein: MDHLTILYRGPLASCDYDCPYCPFAKRRDTPEQLRADRAALERFTEWVSGCGHRVSVLFTPWGEGLVRSWYRRALIDLSHLPHVERVAIQTNLSHRVSWTADADPTRLALWATYHPGQVPYERFLGKCLDLSARGIRFSVGIVGQPEHLDAARRLRADLPSGTYLWVNAAEGRTYDDAEAASWAEIDPLFPVSRHPHASRGLPCRTGDTVISVDGDGTVRRCHFVPSVLGNLYDGSFRNALAPRPCPLDTCDCHIGYVHLEPLGLYDTFADGILERIPALFGKP; the protein is encoded by the coding sequence ATGGACCATCTGACGATCCTCTACCGGGGTCCGCTGGCCAGCTGCGACTACGACTGCCCGTACTGCCCGTTCGCCAAGCGCCGCGACACCCCGGAACAGCTCCGCGCCGACCGCGCCGCGCTCGAACGCTTCACGGAGTGGGTGTCGGGCTGCGGCCACCGCGTCTCGGTCCTGTTCACGCCATGGGGCGAAGGGCTCGTCCGCTCCTGGTACCGGCGCGCCCTCATCGACCTCAGCCACCTTCCGCATGTGGAACGGGTCGCGATCCAGACGAACCTCAGCCACCGCGTGTCGTGGACGGCGGACGCCGACCCCACACGGTTGGCGCTGTGGGCGACCTATCACCCCGGCCAGGTCCCGTACGAGCGGTTCCTGGGCAAATGCCTGGACCTCTCTGCGCGGGGGATCCGGTTCAGCGTCGGCATCGTCGGCCAGCCGGAGCACCTCGATGCCGCCCGCAGGCTCCGCGCGGACCTTCCCTCCGGAACGTACCTCTGGGTCAACGCGGCCGAGGGGCGCACCTACGACGACGCCGAGGCCGCCTCCTGGGCCGAGATCGACCCGCTGTTCCCCGTGAGCCGCCACCCGCACGCGAGCCGCGGCCTCCCCTGCCGGACGGGCGACACGGTCATCTCAGTCGACGGCGACGGGACGGTCCGCCGCTGCCACTTCGTCCCGTCCGTCCTGGGCAACCTCTACGACGGCTCGTTCCGGAACGCCCTGGCGCCCCGCCCGTGCCCTCTCGACACGTGCGACTGCCACATCGGCTACGTCCACCTCGAACCCCTCGGCCTCTACGACACCTTCGCCGACGGCATCCTCGAACGGATCCCAGCCCTGTTCGGCAAGCCCTGA
- a CDS encoding helix-turn-helix transcriptional regulator, whose amino-acid sequence MRADRLVAVLLLMQVRGRVTAAELAAELQVSVATARRDLEALASAGVPVYPQPGRGGGWQLVGGARTDLSGLTASEAQALFLQAGPAAAVSPEARAALRKLLGALPRTFRTDAEAALDATIVDPVRWGERDRPRPAMVDLLQTAVIRRLKIRLTYAGRTGDPAERLVDPWGLIDKDDVWYLLADTGRGRRTFRVDRITRAEPTALPAERPDDFTLAAAWQEVADEIERRRSRTWATVLVEERFVPVLRDQFGRHCRTDGEAGRGRVRVRVAAPTPLDIARHLAGWGALLDVVEPPAVQRELARIGAELAGRYNGDPERQSGQGQAADQGRAL is encoded by the coding sequence ATGCGCGCTGACCGTCTCGTCGCCGTCCTGCTGCTGATGCAGGTCCGCGGCCGGGTGACCGCGGCCGAGCTGGCGGCCGAGCTCCAGGTGTCGGTGGCGACCGCCCGCCGAGACCTGGAGGCGCTCGCGTCGGCCGGGGTCCCGGTCTATCCGCAGCCGGGTCGCGGTGGCGGCTGGCAGCTGGTCGGCGGCGCCCGCACCGACCTCAGCGGCCTCACGGCGTCCGAGGCGCAGGCGCTCTTCCTGCAGGCCGGTCCCGCCGCCGCGGTGTCACCCGAGGCCAGAGCGGCGTTGCGCAAGCTCCTGGGCGCCCTGCCGAGGACGTTCCGCACCGACGCCGAGGCGGCCCTGGACGCGACGATCGTCGACCCCGTCCGGTGGGGCGAGCGGGACCGTCCCCGGCCCGCGATGGTCGACCTGCTGCAGACCGCCGTGATCCGCCGCCTCAAGATCCGCCTGACCTACGCCGGCCGCACCGGAGACCCGGCGGAACGGCTGGTCGACCCGTGGGGCCTGATCGACAAGGACGACGTCTGGTACCTGCTGGCGGACACCGGGCGAGGGCGGCGGACCTTCCGCGTCGACCGGATCACCCGGGCCGAGCCGACCGCCCTCCCCGCCGAACGCCCCGACGACTTCACCCTCGCCGCCGCCTGGCAGGAGGTCGCCGACGAGATCGAGAGGCGGCGTTCGCGCACGTGGGCGACGGTGCTCGTCGAGGAGCGGTTCGTGCCCGTCCTGCGCGACCAGTTCGGACGGCATTGCCGCACCGACGGTGAGGCCGGTCGCGGGCGCGTCCGGGTCCGTGTCGCCGCCCCGACCCCGCTGGACATCGCCCGCCACCTCGCCGGGTGGGGCGCGCTGCTCGACGTCGTCGAGCCGCCTGCCGTCCAGCGGGAACTCGCCCGGATCGGCGCCGAACTCGCCGGCCGCTACAACGGCGATCCAGAGCGGCAGAGCGGGCAGGGCCAGGCCGCGGATCAGGGCCGGGCGCTCTGA
- a CDS encoding YdeI/OmpD-associated family protein produces the protein MMHFADAAEWEAWLAEHHESGEGAWLKIAKKGAGTASVTITQALEVALCYGWIDSRRRSHDENFYLQRYSRRRRGGAWSRKNVERVEALIAAGRMRPPGLAEVAAAQADGRWAAAYTAQRDAEVPADLAAALAASPQAAARFEALDRTTRYALILPLLKARTPAGRASRLHRTISELRNP, from the coding sequence ATGATGCATTTCGCGGACGCCGCCGAGTGGGAGGCCTGGCTGGCCGAGCATCACGAGAGCGGGGAGGGCGCCTGGCTGAAGATCGCCAAGAAGGGGGCGGGCACCGCCTCCGTCACGATCACGCAGGCGCTGGAGGTCGCGCTGTGCTACGGCTGGATCGACAGCCGGCGCAGGTCCCATGACGAGAACTTCTACCTGCAGCGGTACTCGCGCCGCCGCAGGGGCGGCGCGTGGTCGCGCAAGAACGTCGAGCGCGTGGAGGCGCTGATCGCCGCCGGACGGATGCGACCGCCGGGCCTGGCCGAAGTCGCGGCCGCCCAGGCGGACGGCCGCTGGGCGGCGGCCTACACCGCCCAGCGCGACGCCGAAGTCCCGGCCGACCTGGCGGCCGCGCTGGCGGCCTCCCCACAGGCCGCCGCGCGTTTCGAAGCACTCGACAGAACCACCCGCTACGCCCTGATCCTCCCCCTCCTCAAGGCCCGCACCCCGGCCGGACGCGCCAGCCGCCTCCACAGGACGATCTCCGAACTACGGAACCCATGA
- a CDS encoding DUF6745 domain-containing protein — protein MLTETVRETHYVVGDWQAAAFATGPADRARAEAGVAAAYASAGLRPPERYLWVPSPARGAAVAAVIAGHGEALEKAGLDVLLEQARADLGDGEAGPSVLTDVRTRPWEAERAAACSEQGPEQWPRTWAETGGLLWGQVQALVTRVRGAIGEQAQGRPGRAGNRRPSPEEDAAGALLRAATLDAVLGQHDGPWLALFESLGRLDGPLAGLAEVARSAGWWWPYERLAILSERPGELYRDEPGRLHRGDGPALGYPDGFALHAWRGMPIPPDFVASLTGLTPDRISSEQNAELRRVMLEIFGYDRYLAETGARPLHRDETGVLWSIELPGDEPVVMVEVVNSTPEPDGTHRTYYLRVPPDTRTARAGVAWTFGVDEADYHPEKQT, from the coding sequence ATGCTCACCGAAACGGTACGCGAGACCCATTACGTGGTCGGCGACTGGCAGGCGGCGGCGTTCGCCACCGGGCCGGCCGACCGCGCCCGTGCCGAGGCGGGCGTGGCCGCCGCCTACGCCTCCGCCGGGCTGAGGCCCCCCGAGCGGTACCTGTGGGTGCCCTCCCCCGCGCGCGGCGCCGCGGTGGCCGCCGTGATCGCCGGGCACGGCGAGGCGCTGGAGAAGGCCGGGCTGGACGTACTGCTCGAACAGGCCCGCGCCGACCTCGGTGACGGTGAGGCCGGGCCGAGCGTCCTGACGGACGTGCGCACCCGCCCCTGGGAGGCCGAACGTGCGGCCGCCTGCTCCGAGCAGGGGCCGGAGCAGTGGCCGCGCACGTGGGCCGAGACCGGCGGCCTGCTGTGGGGCCAGGTGCAGGCGCTGGTCACGCGCGTGCGCGGCGCGATCGGCGAACAGGCGCAGGGCAGGCCCGGCAGGGCGGGGAACAGGCGGCCCTCCCCGGAGGAGGACGCGGCCGGGGCGCTGCTGCGCGCGGCCACGCTCGACGCCGTCCTCGGCCAGCACGACGGGCCGTGGCTGGCGCTGTTCGAATCGCTCGGGCGCCTCGACGGCCCGCTGGCGGGGCTGGCGGAGGTGGCCCGGTCGGCCGGCTGGTGGTGGCCCTACGAGCGGCTGGCGATCCTCTCGGAGCGGCCGGGCGAGCTGTACCGCGACGAGCCCGGGCGGCTGCACCGCGGGGACGGTCCCGCCCTCGGCTATCCGGACGGATTCGCGCTGCACGCCTGGCGCGGCATGCCCATCCCGCCCGACTTCGTCGCGTCGCTGACCGGTCTGACGCCGGACCGCATCTCCTCCGAGCAGAACGCCGAGCTGCGCCGCGTGATGCTGGAGATCTTCGGTTACGACCGCTACCTGGCCGAGACGGGCGCGCGTCCCCTGCACCGGGACGAGACGGGCGTCCTGTGGTCGATCGAGCTGCCGGGCGACGAGCCGGTGGTCATGGTGGAGGTGGTCAACTCCACCCCGGAACCGGACGGCACGCACCGGACCTACTACCTGCGCGTCCCGCCCGACACGCGCACGGCGCGCGCGGGCGTCGCGTGGACGTTCGGCGTGGACGAGGCCGACTACCACCCCGAGAAGCAGACCTGA
- a CDS encoding threonine/serine ThrE exporter family protein, with protein MEGSPPEPPEDEPGEIVDPRVIDLVLRVGELLLASGETTERVNEAMLGLGVAYELPRCEVQVTLTSILVSAHPGGGAAPMTSARSIRRRTPAYWRLTALHQLVQDASIGMLELDEAHKRLAEIKRHGPPYPTWLLVVSLGLIAASGSVLSGGGPLVATTAFVATMLGDRTAAALARRGIAEFFQLTVAAAIGAAAAAIVVALGNPGQAATIVTGSILALLPGRPLVASIQDGITGDLVSAGARVLEVFFMIAAIVAGLGAVVYLGVSMGVPIDVRHLPTPSASLEPVAVIAAAAISLTFAVSLAAPRDVLTTVALGGALIWVLYVLARGWHVPPVLAAAMAATVVGVMASWLARRHGEPVMPFVVPAIGPLLPGTALYRGMVELNTGSPQAGVLSLIGAVSVALALGAGVNLGGELVRAFQHVGLSASGRWARPAARRTRGF; from the coding sequence ATGGAAGGGTCGCCCCCCGAACCGCCCGAGGACGAGCCCGGCGAGATCGTCGACCCGCGGGTCATCGACCTCGTCCTGCGGGTCGGCGAACTCCTCCTCGCCAGCGGCGAGACCACCGAGCGCGTGAACGAGGCCATGCTCGGCCTGGGCGTGGCCTACGAACTCCCCCGGTGCGAGGTGCAGGTCACACTGACGAGCATCCTCGTCTCGGCGCATCCGGGAGGGGGCGCGGCGCCGATGACGAGCGCGCGCTCCATCCGGCGGCGGACCCCGGCCTACTGGCGGCTCACCGCGCTGCACCAGCTCGTCCAGGACGCGTCCATCGGCATGCTCGAACTGGACGAGGCCCACAAGCGGCTCGCGGAGATCAAGAGGCACGGCCCGCCGTACCCGACCTGGCTGCTGGTGGTGTCCCTCGGGCTCATCGCCGCCTCGGGCAGCGTGCTGTCGGGCGGCGGACCGCTGGTGGCGACCACCGCGTTCGTCGCCACGATGCTGGGCGACCGCACGGCCGCCGCGCTGGCGCGCCGGGGCATCGCGGAGTTCTTCCAGCTGACGGTGGCCGCCGCGATCGGCGCGGCGGCGGCCGCGATCGTGGTGGCACTGGGCAACCCCGGCCAGGCCGCCACGATCGTCACCGGTTCGATCCTGGCGCTGCTTCCGGGACGTCCGCTGGTCGCGAGCATCCAGGACGGCATCACCGGCGACCTCGTCAGCGCCGGGGCGCGGGTGCTGGAGGTCTTCTTCATGATCGCGGCGATCGTCGCCGGGCTGGGCGCCGTGGTGTACCTCGGGGTCAGCATGGGCGTGCCGATCGACGTCCGGCACCTGCCCACCCCGTCGGCGAGCCTGGAACCCGTCGCCGTCATCGCCGCCGCCGCCATCTCGCTGACGTTCGCGGTGTCCCTCGCCGCCCCGCGCGACGTGCTGACCACCGTCGCCCTCGGCGGCGCGCTGATCTGGGTGCTCTACGTCCTGGCCCGCGGATGGCACGTTCCACCCGTGTTGGCCGCGGCCATGGCCGCCACCGTCGTCGGCGTGATGGCGAGCTGGCTCGCCCGCAGGCACGGGGAGCCGGTCATGCCGTTCGTGGTCCCCGCCATCGGCCCGCTGCTCCCCGGGACGGCGCTCTACCGCGGCATGGTCGAGCTCAACACCGGTTCGCCGCAGGCGGGCGTGCTGAGCCTCATCGGAGCGGTGTCCGTGGCGCTCGCCCTCGGCGCCGGAGTGAACCTCGGCGGCGAACTCGTCCGCGCGTTCCAGCACGTCGGCCTGAGCGCGTCCGGCCGCTGGGCCCGCCCCGCGGCCCGCCGAACCCGCGGCTTCTGA
- a CDS encoding RecQ family ATP-dependent DNA helicase, whose translation MSSSDGLRDEAERCLRALAGDHARLRDDQWTAISALVVERRRALVVQRTGWGKSAVYFVATRLLRERGAGPTVIVSPLLALMRNQIDAARRAGIAARTINSSNTGDWDQIFAEVEEGAVDVLLVSPERLNNPDFRDLVLPKLAAGAGLVVVDEAHCISDWGHDFRPDYRRLRTLLAELPPGIPVLATTATANARVTKDVAEQLAGDDALVLRGPLERDSLHLAVVNLPSAEQRIAWLGEHLGDLPGSGIIYTLTVAAAHEITGWLRDRGYEVAAYSGQTEQAERLQAERDLRDNKLKALVATSALGMGFDKPDLGFIVHVGAPQSPVAYYQQIGRAGRGVDRAEVILLPGREDREIWAYFASLAFPPEHIVRSTLDVLDSADRPLSTTALEPLVDLNRARLEMMLKVLDVDGAARRVKGGWTSTGQPWSYDRERYERVTAERRREQQAMLDYITATGCREEFLRRQLDDPAAAPCGRCDNCTGRHWPTDVTQESATRARDRLHRPGVDIAPRRMWPTGVKDDLGVSGRIKPELQAETGRALGRLTDIGWGNRLRDLFAGGDTDVPADLVDAVVQVLAAWDWKTRPTGVVTIGSHSRPRLVTTFGQRIAQIGRLPYLGELVPVGEPVPRRHNSAQRLASVWHTLTVPTDLAEALADNPGHILLVDDRMETGWTMTVATRLLKESGAQSTLPLVLATPN comes from the coding sequence ATGAGCTCTTCGGACGGTCTTCGCGACGAGGCCGAGCGGTGCCTGCGCGCCCTCGCCGGTGACCACGCGCGGCTGCGCGACGACCAGTGGACGGCGATCAGCGCGCTCGTCGTGGAGCGGCGGCGCGCCCTCGTCGTCCAGCGGACGGGCTGGGGCAAGTCCGCCGTCTACTTCGTGGCGACCCGGCTGCTGCGCGAGCGCGGCGCCGGGCCGACCGTGATCGTCTCGCCGCTGCTGGCGCTGATGCGCAACCAGATCGACGCCGCCCGCCGGGCGGGCATCGCCGCCCGCACGATCAACTCCTCCAACACCGGCGACTGGGACCAGATCTTCGCCGAGGTCGAGGAGGGCGCGGTCGACGTCCTGCTGGTGAGCCCCGAGCGGCTCAACAACCCCGACTTCCGCGATCTCGTCCTGCCCAAGCTGGCCGCGGGCGCGGGGCTGGTCGTGGTCGACGAGGCGCACTGCATCTCCGACTGGGGGCACGACTTCCGCCCCGACTACCGGCGGCTGCGCACCCTGCTGGCCGAGCTGCCGCCGGGCATCCCGGTGCTCGCCACCACCGCGACGGCCAACGCCCGCGTCACCAAGGACGTCGCCGAGCAGCTCGCCGGCGACGACGCCCTGGTCCTGCGCGGCCCTCTCGAACGCGACTCGCTGCACCTCGCGGTGGTGAACCTTCCCTCCGCCGAGCAGCGCATCGCCTGGCTGGGCGAGCATCTCGGCGACCTCCCGGGCTCCGGCATCATCTACACCCTGACCGTCGCGGCGGCGCACGAGATCACCGGCTGGCTCCGCGACCGCGGGTACGAGGTGGCCGCCTACTCCGGCCAGACCGAGCAGGCCGAGCGGCTCCAGGCCGAGCGTGACCTGCGCGACAACAAGCTCAAGGCCCTCGTCGCCACCAGCGCCCTCGGCATGGGCTTCGACAAGCCCGACCTCGGCTTCATCGTCCACGTGGGCGCCCCGCAGTCCCCGGTGGCCTACTACCAGCAGATCGGACGCGCGGGCCGCGGCGTCGACCGCGCCGAGGTGATCCTGCTCCCCGGCCGGGAGGACCGCGAGATCTGGGCCTACTTCGCGAGCCTCGCCTTCCCGCCTGAGCACATCGTCCGCAGCACGCTCGACGTCCTGGACTCCGCCGACCGTCCCCTCTCCACCACGGCCCTGGAACCGCTGGTCGACCTCAACCGGGCCCGCCTGGAGATGATGCTCAAGGTCCTCGACGTGGACGGCGCCGCGCGCCGCGTCAAGGGCGGCTGGACGTCCACCGGCCAACCCTGGTCCTACGACCGCGAGCGCTACGAGCGCGTCACTGCCGAACGCCGCCGCGAACAGCAGGCGATGCTCGACTACATCACCGCCACCGGCTGCCGTGAGGAGTTCCTGCGCCGCCAGCTCGACGACCCCGCCGCGGCCCCCTGCGGACGCTGCGACAACTGCACGGGCCGCCACTGGCCCACCGACGTCACGCAGGAGAGCGCGACCCGGGCCCGCGACCGCCTGCACCGTCCCGGCGTCGACATCGCCCCCCGCCGCATGTGGCCGACCGGCGTCAAGGACGACCTCGGCGTCTCCGGCCGCATCAAGCCCGAGCTCCAGGCCGAGACGGGCCGTGCCCTCGGCCGTCTCACCGACATCGGCTGGGGCAACCGCTTGCGCGACCTGTTCGCCGGCGGCGACACCGACGTGCCCGCCGACCTGGTCGACGCCGTCGTGCAGGTCCTCGCCGCCTGGGACTGGAAGACCCGCCCCACCGGCGTGGTCACCATCGGCTCCCACTCCCGCCCCCGCCTGGTCACGACGTTCGGGCAGCGCATCGCGCAGATCGGCCGCCTGCCCTACCTGGGCGAGCTCGTCCCGGTCGGGGAGCCCGTCCCGCGCCGCCACAACAGCGCCCAGCGCCTTGCCTCCGTCTGGCACACCCTGACCGTCCCCACCGACCTGGCGGAGGCCCTCGCCGACAACCCGGGCCACATCCTTCTGGTGGACGACCGCATGGAAACCGGCTGGACGATGACCGTGGCCACCCGCCTCCTGAAGGAATCCGGCGCCCAGTCGACCCTCCCCCTGGTCCTGGCGACCCCCAACTGA